The following proteins come from a genomic window of Actinomycetota bacterium:
- a CDS encoding NAD-dependent epimerase/dehydratase family protein yields the protein MTTQDRPRVLVTGAGGFIGHHLVTSLKQRGYWVRGVDTSLPEYTVVDADEFELRDLRRFDECLLATRGIDDVYALAADMGGMGFISANHATILRNNALINIHTLEAARMNGVSRYLFSSSACIYPDHLQAEADVTPLREEDAYPASPQDAYGWEKLVAERLCRYYADEFGLETRIVRFHNIYGPYGTYDGGREKVPAALCRKVAAVEPGGEIEVWGDGKQTRSFCYVDDCVEGIYRLMQSSYREPLNLGSDELVTVDELARIIVEISGKAGITLRHVDGPQGVRGRNSDNRRLREVLGWEPTITLAQGLEPTYRWIDKQVAAARTSPPAAGR from the coding sequence ATGACAACCCAAGATCGTCCGCGCGTCCTGGTCACGGGGGCCGGCGGCTTCATCGGCCACCATCTCGTCACGTCGTTGAAGCAGCGCGGCTACTGGGTCCGAGGGGTGGACACCAGCCTTCCCGAGTACACCGTGGTCGACGCCGACGAGTTCGAGCTCCGGGACCTCCGCCGCTTCGACGAGTGCCTGCTGGCCACGCGCGGCATCGACGACGTCTACGCCCTGGCCGCGGACATGGGAGGCATGGGGTTCATCTCGGCCAACCATGCCACCATCCTGCGGAACAACGCGCTGATCAACATCCACACGCTCGAGGCGGCCCGCATGAACGGCGTCTCGCGCTACCTGTTCAGCTCCTCGGCCTGCATCTACCCCGACCACCTCCAGGCCGAGGCGGACGTCACCCCCCTGCGGGAGGAGGACGCCTACCCGGCCAGCCCGCAGGACGCCTATGGCTGGGAGAAGCTCGTCGCCGAGCGCCTGTGCCGGTACTACGCCGACGAGTTCGGGCTCGAGACGCGGATCGTCCGCTTCCACAACATCTACGGGCCCTACGGGACCTACGACGGCGGCCGCGAGAAGGTCCCGGCGGCGCTGTGCCGGAAGGTGGCCGCGGTCGAGCCGGGCGGGGAGATCGAGGTCTGGGGCGACGGGAAGCAGACGCGGTCGTTCTGCTACGTCGATGACTGCGTGGAGGGGATCTACCGGCTCATGCAGTCGAGCTACCGGGAGCCGCTCAACCTCGGCAGCGACGAGCTGGTGACGGTCGACGAGCTCGCCCGGATCATCGTCGAGATCTCGGGCAAGGCCGGCATCACGCTGCGGCACGTCGACGGCCCCCAGGGCGTGCGCGGCCGCAACTCCGACAACCGCCGGCTGCGGGAGGTGCTGGGATGGGAGCCGACGATCACGCTCGCCCAGGGGCTGGAGCCGACCTACCGCTGGATCGACAAGCAGGTGGCCGCCGCGAGGACCTCCCCGCCGGCCGCCGGCCGCTAG
- the ispD gene encoding 2-C-methyl-D-erythritol 4-phosphate cytidylyltransferase yields MTTHAAIVLAAGAGTRAGGGRNKVYLPLGGRPIVTWSLELFRQVPGIGRLVLVVREGDRGLAREVLDREPTGVPVELVTGGDTRHQSEYRALLHLADDIRRGGIDVVLVHDAARPLTPVEVVEKVLATAVRTGGAIPALPLEDVAVVDEAGRVLAAGRTGLVRVQTPQAFRGAPLLAAYEAAAVDGFAGTDTASCVERYGDVPVQVVAGDQRNLKVTYADDLLLAELLLAASGRRRPSGVVTAGPRPGPDGARGPRRGPARC; encoded by the coding sequence GTGACCACGCATGCCGCAATCGTCCTGGCCGCCGGAGCCGGCACCAGGGCCGGCGGCGGCCGCAACAAGGTCTACCTGCCCCTTGGCGGGCGGCCCATCGTCACCTGGTCGCTGGAGCTGTTCCGCCAGGTCCCCGGCATCGGCCGGCTGGTGCTGGTGGTGCGCGAGGGCGACCGCGGGCTGGCGCGCGAGGTCCTGGACCGCGAGCCCACGGGCGTGCCCGTCGAGCTGGTGACCGGCGGCGACACCCGCCACCAGTCGGAGTACCGGGCCCTGCTCCACCTGGCCGACGACATCCGCCGGGGGGGGATCGACGTCGTCCTCGTCCACGACGCCGCCCGCCCCCTGACCCCGGTCGAGGTGGTGGAGAAGGTGCTGGCCACGGCCGTGCGGACCGGCGGGGCGATCCCGGCCCTGCCCCTGGAGGACGTGGCCGTGGTCGACGAGGCCGGCCGGGTCCTGGCGGCGGGCCGCACCGGCCTGGTCCGGGTCCAGACTCCCCAGGCGTTCAGGGGCGCCCCGCTGCTGGCCGCCTACGAGGCGGCCGCCGTCGACGGCTTCGCCGGGACCGACACCGCCTCGTGCGTCGAGCGTTACGGGGACGTGCCGGTGCAGGTGGTCGCCGGCGACCAGCGCAACCTCAAGGTGACCTACGCCGACGATCTCCTGCTGGCCGAGCTGCTGCTGGCCGCCTCCGGGCGCAGGCGCCCATCCGGCGTGGTCACGGCTGGTCCTCGGCCTGGGCCTGATGGCGCTCGCGGGCCACGGCGTGGGCCCGCTCGGTGCTGA